The Candidatus Binataceae bacterium sequence CGCTGCAGTCGAGCTTACCGGGCAGATTCTCGACCACGCTGCGCTCCTTCAGCAGCCGCTTGGACGGCCAGACCTGCCGCAGGATGCGCAGTTTGGTGCGCAGCGGCGCTTCGGGCCACAGCTTGAGCAGATCGTAGGCGCCCGATTCCAAAATCACCGCGCGCGGCCGCGCATCCGAGTCCATCAGCAGCCCGGCGGCGACGGCGCCGTCGGCCATCCCCCACACCGCGAGGCGCTGCGGATCGACGTCCGGCCGCGCCGCCAACAAATCGAGCGCGCGCCGCGCCGCACCTACCGCCTGCGGGCCGACGAAACGGCTCGGTCCCGACGATTTGCCGAAGCCCGGAATACTGATACAGGCGACTTGAATCCCGATCGCCGTAAAGCGCCGGGTGCTATCGATACAATGGTGCGCGTCGCCGTTTTCGCCATTCAGGACGAGCAGCGCGGGAAGCCGTCCCGGTTTATCCGGCCGCGCGATAAAACCCTCGATATGATACTGATTGCTGCCGGAAACGATCTGAAACGCAAAGGGTCGAACCGCGCTCTGCGGCGCTGGTGCGGCTACCACCTTCGGCGCCCGCCGAGTGCATCCGCTGACCACCGCCGCGAGCACAATCACTAACAGGGGCGTCAGCAAGCGCCGCTTCCCGAACTCCGTCATGAGCGCCTAATCTACGCTTCATGCGACCCTTTTAATATGCTGCCGGCCGATCCGTTGACCTCGCCGAGACGGCGTTGAATCGCGCACTCCTTTCGCCAATACTCGATAGCCCAGCAAAAAAATGAAAAAATGAAAAAATGGCTAAATCTGCAGAAATTGATTTCGACAAGAGCGGCGGCGTCATCCCGGTAGTGACGCAGGACTATGCCAGTGGGCGGCTCCTAATGGTCGCCTATATGAATCGCGAGGCCTTCGAGGAGACCGCGCGTACGGGCCGCGCCTGCTACTTCTCGCGCTCGCGCAATCGCTTATGGCGCAAGGGTGAAGAGTCCGGCAACCATCAGACGGTGCGCGAAATCCGCCTCGACTGCGATGCCGACACCATCCTCTTGCGCGTTGATCAGCACGGCGACCAGGTCGCCTGCCACGAGGGCTTCGAGTCCTGTTTCTTCCGCCGCCTCGACGGCGACGCCTGGGTCACCGTCGATACGCGCAAAGTTGATCCCTCGAAATACGGTCCCGGCTACGGTCATCAACCCAAGGCGAGCGCCTGATCCGATGCCTGACCAAAGCATTCTCAAATTCGGCATTCCCAAGGGCAGCCTCGAGGCCCAGACCCTCGAACTGATGCGCAAGTCGGGATGGCGCATTTCAGTCGGCGAGCGCTCCTACATCCCACGCTCCGACGACCCGGCCCTGAGCTGCCGCCTGCTGCGGCCGCAGGAGATGCCCCGTTACATCGCCGATGGCACCCTCGACGCCGGCATCACAGGCAGCGACTGGATCGTCGAAAACGCCGTCGATCTCGTCCAGGTCGAGAGCTTCATCTACTCGAAGGTCTCGCTGCAGCCGACCCGCTGGGTGCTCTGCGTGCCGGAGAAATCTCCGATCCAGCGCCTCGAAGATCTCGCCGGCAAGCGCGTCGCCACCGAGATGGTCGAGTTCACGCGCCGCACGTTCGCCCAGCGTAAAGTTAAAGTAGATGTTGAATTTTCTTGGGGAGTGACCGAGGCCAAAGCCGCCGACGGCCTGGTTGACGCGGTCGTCGAAGTGACCGAAACCGGCTCGTCGCTGCGCGCCAACGGATTGCGGATCGTCGAGGAGCTATTGACCTCGACGCCGGTCCTGGTAGCGAATCAAGCGGCTTGGCTGGATGACTGGAAGCAGGCGAAGATTCGCCAAATCGCCGTGCTCTTCAAGGGCGCGCTTGACGCCGAGCGGCGCGTCGGAATCAAAATGAACGTATCGCACGAGCACCTCGAAGCCGTGATCGCGTTACTGCCGTCGATCACTGCCCCAACGGTCTCACCGCTTTATCCCTCGCCCACCCTGAGAGGCAAGGCGTGGTGCGCGGTCGAGACCGTGATCGCCGAGCAGACCGTGCGCGAGCTTTTCCCACGACTGCTCGAAGCCGGCGCCGTCGGCATCGTCGAGTTTCCGCTCAACAAGATTATCGGCTAACACTGATAAAGCGCATGTAACGAGCAGCTCTTGAGGGAAGAGGTGGTCGCCTCTTCCCTCGGGTAAGCCTATGCGTTGTCAAAGGTGTGGAACCGAAAGCGCGCCCGGCAAGAAGTTCTGTGCCGAGTGTGGCAGCCCGTTATCTGCTGCAGCGGCTTCAACTCAAACCGCTGCAACGGCTCTCCAGCATAGCGACTCGTCGGAGCAGCCGGACGATTCGGCGTTGCCGGAGGGGGAGCGGAAGATTGTGACGGCGCTATTCGCGGATCTCAAGGGCTCGACCCAGTTGATGGAGGATCTCGATCCCGAGGCAGCGCACGCGATCGTCGATCCGGCCCTGCGCATCATGGCCGAGGCGGTCCAGCGCTATGGAGGCTACGTCGCGCGGACCACCGGCGACGGGATCTTTGCGCTGTTCGGCGCGCCGGCGGCCTATGAGGACCATCCGCAGCGCGCGTTGTATGCCGCGCTCCAGATGCAGCAGGAGTTACGCGCGGATGGGCAACGTCGCACCGCCAAGGGGCTGCAATCACTCGAAGCCCGCGTCGGCGTCCACACCGGTGAAGTGGTGGCGTATTCGGTCGAGACCAGCGGGAAGGTGGAGTACCGGCTGGTCGGCCATACCGCCAATCTGGCGGCGCGGCTGGAGTCGCTGGCGCCGGTCGGTTCGATCGCGACCAGCGAGTATACGCGCCAACTCTGCGAGGGCTACTTCGAGTTGCGCGAGTTGGGACCGGTCACGGTCAAAGGCCTCAGCACACCAATCGAAGTATATGAAGTGACCGGGCTCGGCCCGCTGCGATCGCATTTTCAGCTGGCGGCGCGGCGCGGGTTGACGAAGTTTGTCGGCCGTGAGCACGAGCTTGCGCAGATGCGCCGCGCGCTCGAACTCGCGATTGACGGGCAGGGGCAGATCGTCGCGGTGATGGCCGAGGCGGGGACCGGTAAGTCGCGGCTGTTCCACGAATTCAAGGCGACGATTCGGCCGACCTGCAAAGTCCTCGAAGCCTACTCAGTCTCGCACGGCAAGGCGTCGGCGTGGCTGCCGGTGCTGGAGTTGCTGCGCGGCTATTTCGGCATTCACGATACCGACGATGCGGCGGCGCGCCGCGCGAAGGTGGCGGCGGCCCTGTCTGCGCTGGACCCCGCACTGGAAGACACGGAGCCGTACTTGTTCGGTTTGCTCGGCCTCGTCGAGGGTCCCGATCCGATTGCCCAGATGGATCCGCAGATCAAGCGGCAGCGGACGCTCGACGCGATCAAGCGGATCGTCCTGAGAGAAAGCCTGCAACAACCGGTCGTCGTGATCTTCGAGGATCTGCACTGGATCGATGCGCAGACCCAAGCCTTGCTCGACCTGCTGGCCGACGGCATCGCCCGCGCGCGCGTCTTGCTGCTGGTGAACTACCGCCCCGAGTATCGGCACGAGTGGACCAACAAGAGCTACTATGCGCAGCTCCGACTGGATCCGCTGGGCGGCGCGGAGGGGGCCGCGATGCTGGCGGCGCTGCTGGGCGAGGGGGTCGAGCTGGATCCGCTCAAGCGGCTAATTGCGGAGCGCACCGGCGGGAATCCGTTCTTTATCGAAGAGATCGTGCAGGCACTGTTCGACGCGGGCGCGCTGACGCGCAACGGCGTAGTGAAGATGACACGCTCACTCTCGCAACTGCGCTTGCCGCCGACGGTGCAGGGGATGATCGCCGCGCGCATCGATCGGCTGGCAGCCGAGCAGAAAGAATTGTTGCAGACGCTCGCGGTGATCGGGCGGGAGTCGCCGCGGGGCCTGTTAAGACAGATCGCCTCGCTCGCAGATACTCAATTCGAGCGAACGCTCGCCGATTTGCAGGGGGATGAGTTCATTTACGAGCAGCCGACCACCATCGATGTCGAGTACATCTTCAAGCACGCGCTGACCCAGGAGGTCGCCTACAACTCGTTGCTGATTGAACGGCGCAAGCTGCTGCATGAGCGCGTCGGCCAGGCGATCGAGGCGCTGTTCCCCAATCAATTGGAGGACCGCGTCACCGCGCTCGCGCATCACTACAGCCACAGCGACAACGCTGACAAGGCGGTCGAGTATCTAGGGCGCGCCGGCCAGCAGGCGATGCGGCGGTCTGCGCATTTGGCGGCAATCGGCAATTTGAAGCTGGGATTGGAATTCCTGGCGACGTTGCCGGAAACACCTGAACGGGATTGGCAGGAACTCGCATTGCAAGCCGCTCTCGGACCCTCCCTGATGGAAACCAAAGGTGATTCGACACCGGAAGTGGAGGCAGTTTGTAGCCGAGTAGCAGAACTCGGCGAGCGAATTGACGAGACTCAATATGTCTTTGGGGCGCGAGGAGGCTTGTTTCTCAATCGCATGAATAGGGGGCAATTTGAGGCCGCGCACGGAATCGCAACGCAGCTTCTCAGCCTCGCGCGGGCCTCGGACGATCCGGACAAGCTGCTCGTTGCTCATACGTTCATGGGAATAATCCTGTTCTGGACAGGTGAGCTGACAAGCGCTCACGCCCATTTCGAGCAAGCCGCTGAGCGCTTCGATCCGCCGCGGCAGCGGCGTCTTATAGCGCTCTATGGAATGGACATCGCCACGGGTTGCTCCGGGTACGCCGCGTGGCCGCTCTGGATGCTCGGCCGTCCAGACCAGGCTCTCCATAGGACCCGACGAACATTGTCGCTAGCCCAGGAACGAGGCCACTTAAGCAGTTCGGCAATGGCGCTACACCATGCGGCGTTTTGCCATGTATTCCGCAGAGAACCCCGGATTGCACGCGAATTGTTGGAGGCCGGACTGGCGCTGGCAAACGAGCACGGATTTGGGTTCTGGACAGCGCTGGATAATATTCTGCTGGGTCGGGCGCTTGCACAATCCAGTCAGGAACCAGAAGGTATCGCGCACATGGAGGAGGGGCTCGAAGCTGCGCGCGCGAGAGGATTAGGTCTCGAACTGACCTACGGCGCGCTTGCTGAAGCGTATGCGAATACGGGACGAGCCGCCGAGGGTCTGAGATTGATCGGAGAGACCTTGGCGACCGTGAGCGGTATTGGGCAGAACTCGACTGAGCCGGAACTGCATCGGATAAAAGGTGAGCTCCTACTCCTGGAAGATCGCTCCGAGCTTGGGGAGGCAGAGCGTTGTTTTCGAACCGCCATCGAAAAAGCGCAGCGCATTGGCGCGAAGTCCTGGGAATTGCGTGCGACTACCAGTCTGGCGCAGCTTCTTGGGAAGCACGGCCGTCGCGCCGAGGCGCGTGCGATGCTCGCAGAGATCTACAACTGGTTCACCGAGGGCTTCGACA is a genomic window containing:
- a CDS encoding prolyl oligopeptidase family serine peptidase; translation: MTEFGKRRLLTPLLVIVLAAVVSGCTRRAPKVVAAPAPQSAVRPFAFQIVSGSNQYHIEGFIARPDKPGRLPALLVLNGENGDAHHCIDSTRRFTAIGIQVACISIPGFGKSSGPSRFVGPQAVGAARRALDLLAARPDVDPQRLAVWGMADGAVAAGLLMDSDARPRAVILESGAYDLLKLWPEAPLRTKLRILRQVWPSKRLLKERSVVENLPGKLDCSVLILHGERDSKMPVGQAEQLAQALKDRGARVETHYFPQGAHDLGARVDGPLRVFLLDNLVAANPHAAS
- the hisI gene encoding phosphoribosyl-AMP cyclohydrolase, giving the protein MAKSAEIDFDKSGGVIPVVTQDYASGRLLMVAYMNREAFEETARTGRACYFSRSRNRLWRKGEESGNHQTVREIRLDCDADTILLRVDQHGDQVACHEGFESCFFRRLDGDAWVTVDTRKVDPSKYGPGYGHQPKASA
- the hisG gene encoding ATP phosphoribosyltransferase, giving the protein MPDQSILKFGIPKGSLEAQTLELMRKSGWRISVGERSYIPRSDDPALSCRLLRPQEMPRYIADGTLDAGITGSDWIVENAVDLVQVESFIYSKVSLQPTRWVLCVPEKSPIQRLEDLAGKRVATEMVEFTRRTFAQRKVKVDVEFSWGVTEAKAADGLVDAVVEVTETGSSLRANGLRIVEELLTSTPVLVANQAAWLDDWKQAKIRQIAVLFKGALDAERRVGIKMNVSHEHLEAVIALLPSITAPTVSPLYPSPTLRGKAWCAVETVIAEQTVRELFPRLLEAGAVGIVEFPLNKIIG
- a CDS encoding adenylate/guanylate cyclase domain-containing protein — encoded protein: MTALFADLKGSTQLMEDLDPEAAHAIVDPALRIMAEAVQRYGGYVARTTGDGIFALFGAPAAYEDHPQRALYAALQMQQELRADGQRRTAKGLQSLEARVGVHTGEVVAYSVETSGKVEYRLVGHTANLAARLESLAPVGSIATSEYTRQLCEGYFELRELGPVTVKGLSTPIEVYEVTGLGPLRSHFQLAARRGLTKFVGREHELAQMRRALELAIDGQGQIVAVMAEAGTGKSRLFHEFKATIRPTCKVLEAYSVSHGKASAWLPVLELLRGYFGIHDTDDAAARRAKVAAALSALDPALEDTEPYLFGLLGLVEGPDPIAQMDPQIKRQRTLDAIKRIVLRESLQQPVVVIFEDLHWIDAQTQALLDLLADGIARARVLLLVNYRPEYRHEWTNKSYYAQLRLDPLGGAEGAAMLAALLGEGVELDPLKRLIAERTGGNPFFIEEIVQALFDAGALTRNGVVKMTRSLSQLRLPPTVQGMIAARIDRLAAEQKELLQTLAVIGRESPRGLLRQIASLADTQFERTLADLQGDEFIYEQPTTIDVEYIFKHALTQEVAYNSLLIERRKLLHERVGQAIEALFPNQLEDRVTALAHHYSHSDNADKAVEYLGRAGQQAMRRSAHLAAIGNLKLGLEFLATLPETPERDWQELALQAALGPSLMETKGDSTPEVEAVCSRVAELGERIDETQYVFGARGGLFLNRMNRGQFEAAHGIATQLLSLARASDDPDKLLVAHTFMGIILFWTGELTSAHAHFEQAAERFDPPRQRRLIALYGMDIATGCSGYAAWPLWMLGRPDQALHRTRRTLSLAQERGHLSSSAMALHHAAFCHVFRREPRIARELLEAGLALANEHGFGFWTALDNILLGRALAQSSQEPEGIAHMEEGLEAARARGLGLELTYGALAEAYANTGRAAEGLRLIGETLATVSGIGQNSTEPELHRIKGELLLLEDRSELGEAERCFRTAIEKAQRIGAKSWELRATTSLAQLLGKHGRRAEARAMLAEIYNWFTEGFDTLDLIEAKALLDELNQES